A region from the Halomarina litorea genome encodes:
- the cruF gene encoding bisanhydrobacterioruberin hydratase, with the protein MGEVAGFDRERAQRRLDGLVRENRFTIAVVFPVVGAVLLVASAESLLPGPLNFNPYLILVGVLVMRLPLVAGVAPLVDRKAGVALLALTAYAYGIELLGVTTGWPYGEFSYEVALGPMLFGEIPLALPVFFFPLVLNSYLLCLLLLGRRAESALVRLPVVVAAVVAMDLVLDPAAVSLGFWEYVGEWPYYDVPASNYLGWVVSATVAVVAFDRGFDRTGLLRRVEACAFMLDDLVSFVLLWGVVNAYFGNLVPVAVAAVFGVGLLYTDRFDFDVRRSVPWPGR; encoded by the coding sequence ATGGGTGAGGTCGCCGGGTTCGACCGCGAACGCGCCCAGCGCCGCCTCGACGGCCTCGTCCGCGAGAACCGCTTCACCATCGCCGTCGTCTTCCCCGTCGTCGGTGCGGTACTGCTCGTCGCCAGCGCCGAGTCGCTCCTCCCCGGTCCGCTGAACTTCAACCCCTACCTCATCCTCGTCGGCGTGCTGGTGATGCGCCTGCCCCTCGTCGCGGGGGTGGCCCCCCTCGTCGACCGGAAGGCGGGGGTCGCGCTCCTCGCGCTCACCGCCTACGCCTACGGTATCGAACTGCTCGGCGTGACGACCGGGTGGCCCTACGGTGAGTTCAGCTACGAGGTGGCCCTCGGGCCGATGCTGTTCGGCGAGATTCCCCTCGCGCTCCCCGTCTTCTTCTTCCCCCTCGTGTTGAACAGCTACCTGCTCTGTCTCCTCCTGCTCGGGCGACGGGCGGAGTCGGCGCTCGTCCGACTCCCAGTCGTGGTGGCCGCCGTCGTCGCGATGGACCTCGTCCTCGACCCCGCCGCGGTGTCGCTCGGCTTCTGGGAGTACGTCGGCGAGTGGCCCTACTACGACGTGCCCGCCTCGAACTATCTCGGATGGGTCGTCTCCGCGACGGTGGCCGTCGTCGCCTTCGACAGGGGGTTCGACCGGACAGGCCTCCTCCGACGCGTCGAAGCGTGCGCGTTCATGCTCGACGACCTCGTGAGCTTCGTCCTCCTGTGGGGTGTCGTCAACGCCTACTTCGGCAACCTCGTCCCCGTCGCCGTCGCCGCCGTCTTCGGCGTCGGTCTCCTGTACACCGACCGCTTCGACTTCGACGTGCGGCGGTCCGTCCCGTGGCCCGGGCGGTAG
- a CDS encoding phytoene/squalene synthase family protein has protein sequence MVDNSQLAESKSIHRRTGKTFYYATRLLPQRVRRATYVLYAFFRISDEVVDSAGQSPAGGRTQSGDDTDFTPKQQRERLLSIRDQALGREPTDEPVLAAFDELRREVGIEDEEVEVFIDAMLTDIEKTRYETYDELEAYMRGSASAVGEMMTSVMGPEDPATARPHAQKLGEAFQLTNFLRDVREDIVERGRIYLPQTTLAEYGVTDEQLERFEVDEAFRDVMRHELRRAEGLYREGVAGIETLPEDCQFPVLLASVLYADHHRLIRERNYDVLSATPQLSTLRKLTLVAKTGALWSLSKDPERVFARVSAIPMGSDHRHGRPDHEAGEARPAQ, from the coding sequence ATGGTAGACAACTCCCAGCTTGCCGAGAGCAAGTCCATCCACAGGCGGACCGGCAAGACGTTCTACTACGCCACCCGCCTGCTGCCCCAGCGGGTCCGCCGCGCGACGTACGTCCTCTACGCGTTCTTTCGTATCTCCGACGAGGTAGTCGACAGCGCGGGACAGAGTCCCGCCGGTGGCCGGACGCAGTCCGGCGACGACACCGACTTCACGCCGAAGCAACAGCGAGAGCGGCTCCTCTCTATCCGCGACCAGGCGCTCGGCCGCGAACCGACCGACGAACCGGTCCTCGCGGCGTTCGACGAACTCAGGCGCGAGGTGGGCATCGAGGACGAGGAAGTCGAGGTGTTCATCGACGCGATGCTCACCGACATCGAGAAGACGCGCTACGAGACGTACGACGAACTCGAGGCGTACATGCGCGGGTCGGCGTCGGCCGTCGGCGAGATGATGACCTCCGTGATGGGGCCGGAGGACCCGGCGACGGCGCGGCCGCACGCGCAGAAACTCGGCGAGGCGTTCCAGTTGACGAACTTCCTGCGGGACGTCCGCGAGGACATCGTCGAGCGCGGGCGCATCTACCTCCCGCAGACGACGCTCGCCGAGTACGGGGTGACCGACGAGCAACTCGAACGCTTCGAGGTGGACGAGGCGTTCCGCGACGTGATGCGTCACGAACTGCGCCGCGCGGAGGGACTCTACCGCGAGGGGGTGGCGGGCATCGAGACGCTCCCCGAGGACTGCCAGTTCCCGGTGTTGCTCGCGTCAGTGCTGTACGCCGACCACCACCGACTCATCCGCGAGCGGAACTACGACGTGCTCTCGGCCACGCCGCAGTTGAGCACCCTGCGGAAACTGACGCTCGTCGCCAAGACGGGCGCGCTCTGGTCGCTCTCGAAGGACCCCGAGCGCGTCTTCGCGCGCGTCAGCGCCATCCCGATGGGGAGCGACCACCGCCACGGCCGCCCCGACCACGAGGCGGGCGAGGCCCGTCCCGCACAGTAG
- a CDS encoding transcription factor S, which produces MQFCDECGSLMHARDDEMVCSSCGARVAKDEEEAAKYVSTESQTFDDVIETSEDAADEGKPTAKEECEKCGNGLAWYTIKQTGSADEPPTRFFKCTECGHRWRGYS; this is translated from the coding sequence ATGCAGTTCTGCGACGAGTGCGGTTCGCTGATGCACGCACGGGACGACGAGATGGTCTGTTCGTCCTGCGGGGCGCGCGTCGCCAAGGACGAGGAGGAGGCCGCGAAGTACGTCTCGACGGAGTCACAGACCTTCGACGACGTCATCGAGACGAGCGAGGACGCCGCCGACGAGGGGAAGCCCACCGCGAAGGAGGAGTGCGAGAAGTGCGGCAACGGCCTCGCGTGGTACACCATCAAACAGACCGGGAGCGCCGACGAACCGCCCACGCGCTTCTTCAAGTGCACGGAGTGTGGCCACCGCTGGCGCGGCTACAGCTAA
- a CDS encoding NAD(P)-binding domain-containing protein, with protein MPRRRATSSPRVAYRVGTTERRIGVLGSGDVGRALAAGVARHGWDVLVGTRSPEDLAEWATGVNGTVAVGSFAAAAGHGDVAVLAVRGTAAEDVGDIESARYLETLVPLWVRFGSVLGTYDHAFRAVR; from the coding sequence GTGCCTCGCCGACGTGCGACCTCATCGCCGCGCGTCGCCTATCGTGTCGGCACGACGGAGCGACGTATCGGCGTCCTCGGGAGTGGCGACGTGGGGCGAGCGCTCGCGGCCGGGGTCGCCCGACACGGGTGGGACGTGCTGGTGGGGACCCGGTCGCCCGAGGACCTCGCGGAGTGGGCGACGGGGGTGAACGGAACCGTCGCCGTCGGGTCGTTCGCGGCGGCGGCGGGCCACGGCGACGTGGCGGTCCTCGCGGTCCGCGGCACCGCCGCCGAGGACGTCGGCGACATCGAGTCCGCCCGGTACCTCGAAACGCTGGTCCCCCTCTGGGTCCGGTTCGGGTCGGTACTCGGCACCTACGACCACGCGTTCAGGGCCGTTCGCTGA
- a CDS encoding prenyltransferase — protein sequence MAFATSLDDLLPPASTRSGYLLRLSRPRFWFYLAGPVVVGVTYAAETPGELFAPLALALFAYFLLPANVYLYGVNDVFDADVDEHNEKKDDREVRYRGGRLVVGVVLASALLAVPFAFVLPWEALVAFLAFGLLATEYSAPPLRFKTTPFLDSLSNGLYVLPGVVGYAALAGEWPPWAAVAGAWLWTMGMHTFSAIPDIEPDRAAGIRTTATFLGKSRTYLYCAVCWVAAAAVFGLVHPFFATVLGAYPVIVLGIVRSEVDVSEAYWWYPAINTLVGMLITMAGLWVLLYG from the coding sequence ATGGCGTTCGCGACCAGCCTCGACGACCTCCTGCCGCCCGCCTCGACGCGGTCGGGGTACCTCCTGCGCCTCTCGCGCCCGCGCTTCTGGTTCTACCTCGCGGGACCGGTCGTGGTGGGCGTGACCTACGCCGCCGAGACGCCGGGCGAACTGTTCGCGCCCCTCGCCCTCGCGCTGTTCGCGTACTTCCTCCTCCCGGCGAACGTCTACCTCTACGGCGTCAACGACGTCTTCGACGCCGACGTGGACGAGCACAACGAGAAGAAAGACGACCGCGAGGTGCGCTACCGGGGCGGGCGACTCGTCGTCGGGGTCGTCCTCGCGAGCGCACTCCTCGCCGTCCCGTTCGCGTTCGTCCTCCCGTGGGAGGCGCTGGTCGCCTTCCTCGCGTTCGGCCTGCTGGCGACGGAGTACAGCGCACCCCCGCTCAGGTTCAAGACCACGCCGTTCCTCGACTCGCTGTCGAACGGCCTGTACGTCCTACCGGGCGTCGTCGGCTACGCCGCACTGGCGGGCGAGTGGCCCCCGTGGGCGGCCGTCGCGGGCGCGTGGCTCTGGACGATGGGGATGCACACGTTCTCCGCGATTCCGGACATCGAACCGGACCGGGCGGCGGGCATCCGGACCACGGCCACGTTCCTCGGGAAGTCGCGCACGTACCTGTACTGTGCGGTCTGCTGGGTGGCGGCGGCGGCCGTCTTCGGCCTCGTCCACCCCTTCTTCGCCACCGTTCTCGGGGCGTACCCGGTCATCGTCCTCGGCATCGTCCGCTCGGAGGTGGACGTGAGCGAGGCCTACTGGTGGTACCCGGCCATCAACACCCTCGTCGGGATGCTCATCACGATGGCGGGCCTGTGGGTGCTCCTGTATGGGTGA
- a CDS encoding SDR family NAD(P)-dependent oxidoreductase — translation MEGTTAVVTGASRGLGASVARLFASEGAHVVVCARDAAAVDGVAEGIREDGGSATALRSDVRDEFDVERLMETAAREGLGKGIDVVVANAGVYHGDPGHSPLAEDAYSAFDDHVRTNGRGVFTTVREALPHLADGARILVPSGSVARDPKAGFGSYAVSKALAEAVVGQFAVELDVPVCVVDPGQVSTDITGNGPGRALEDVAPMFRWAASDVSAEDLSGAIVTLKDWKGVTR, via the coding sequence ATGGAGGGAACGACTGCAGTCGTCACCGGCGCGAGTCGCGGCCTCGGCGCGAGCGTCGCCCGCCTGTTCGCATCCGAGGGTGCCCACGTCGTCGTCTGCGCCCGCGACGCGGCGGCCGTCGACGGGGTGGCCGAGGGAATCCGCGAAGACGGGGGGAGCGCCACCGCCCTCCGGTCGGACGTGCGCGACGAGTTCGACGTGGAGCGCCTGATGGAGACGGCCGCCCGCGAGGGGCTGGGGAAGGGAATCGACGTCGTCGTCGCCAACGCAGGCGTCTACCACGGCGACCCCGGCCACTCCCCACTCGCCGAGGACGCCTACAGCGCCTTCGACGACCACGTCCGGACCAACGGCCGGGGCGTCTTCACGACAGTCAGGGAGGCGCTCCCGCACCTCGCCGACGGGGCGCGAATCCTCGTCCCCTCGGGGTCCGTCGCCCGCGACCCGAAAGCCGGGTTCGGCTCCTACGCCGTCTCGAAGGCGCTGGCGGAGGCCGTCGTCGGCCAGTTCGCCGTCGAACTCGACGTCCCCGTCTGCGTCGTCGACCCCGGCCAGGTCTCGACGGACATCACCGGGAACGGCCCCGGGCGTGCCCTCGAGGACGTCGCGCCTATGTTCCGCTGGGCCGCGAGCGACGTCTCCGCGGAGGACCTGAGCGGCGCCATCGTCACGCTGAAAGACTGGAAGGGAGTAACGCGCTGA
- a CDS encoding DUF7553 family protein gives MVPSPDRSADSSDPARHLLRASDRLATADASVADPGLRSTLGFVTSELEDMTHTPSRERAARLHERLATVESAVTGTANVAVRRARQDLVCYREAVESDSTPAVDSGSVESVESADSRT, from the coding sequence ATGGTGCCGTCTCCCGACCGGTCTGCCGACTCGTCCGACCCCGCTCGCCACCTCCTCAGGGCCAGCGACCGCCTCGCCACGGCCGACGCCTCGGTCGCCGACCCCGGCTTGCGCTCCACGCTCGGGTTCGTCACCAGCGAACTCGAGGACATGACGCACACACCCTCGCGCGAGCGCGCGGCCCGCCTCCACGAGCGACTGGCGACCGTCGAATCGGCGGTCACGGGGACCGCCAACGTCGCCGTCCGGCGCGCCAGACAGGACCTCGTCTGCTACCGCGAGGCCGTCGAGTCCGACTCCACCCCGGCCGTCGACTCGGGGTCGGTCGAGTCAGTCGAGTCCGCCGACTCGAGGACGTAG
- a CDS encoding ZIP family metal transporter, translated as MGITDAVGFNGRSGSLAVGGVAVVALLALSVAALSAGLWKVTTIAWVAFTAMGGGIPLGVRAATRTADATGTDHEFGARRLVWGYGLASGAMIASAAAFLLPQAIGLHPKLGGFGVAAGILIGFASHVVGHRLAHLDLPFDRTAAHLSAHALSAGLIIGLVYGTMSEVGLLLGLAIVSHKGPAGYAAARRLARNGRDATVLLLPAAGVGLTAIPGAYVGLPSIPTINAAVFGFAAGIFLHVAMDFLPRCEIGSEVTEVAGIEAADHGLLDRLRLHAVASTFLGGAVVFAAWAVLGF; from the coding sequence ATGGGTATCACAGACGCCGTCGGGTTCAACGGTCGGTCCGGTTCGCTGGCGGTGGGGGGCGTCGCCGTCGTCGCCTTGCTCGCCCTCTCGGTGGCCGCGCTCTCGGCGGGGCTCTGGAAGGTGACGACCATCGCGTGGGTGGCGTTCACCGCGATGGGCGGCGGCATCCCCCTCGGCGTCAGAGCCGCCACCCGGACCGCCGACGCGACCGGGACGGACCACGAGTTCGGCGCGCGCCGCCTCGTCTGGGGGTACGGCCTCGCCAGCGGCGCGATGATAGCCAGTGCCGCCGCCTTCCTCCTCCCGCAGGCCATCGGCCTCCACCCGAAACTCGGCGGGTTCGGCGTCGCCGCCGGTATCCTCATCGGCTTCGCCTCGCACGTCGTCGGCCACCGCCTCGCGCACCTCGACCTGCCGTTCGACCGCACCGCCGCCCACCTCTCCGCGCACGCCCTCTCGGCGGGCCTCATCATCGGTCTCGTCTACGGGACGATGTCCGAGGTGGGACTGCTCCTCGGTCTCGCCATCGTCTCGCACAAGGGACCTGCGGGCTACGCCGCCGCCCGCCGTCTCGCCCGCAACGGACGGGACGCCACCGTCCTCCTCCTCCCCGCCGCGGGCGTCGGTCTCACGGCCATCCCCGGCGCGTACGTCGGCCTGCCGAGTATCCCGACGATAAACGCCGCCGTCTTCGGCTTCGCCGCCGGCATCTTCCTCCACGTCGCGATGGACTTCCTCCCGCGCTGTGAGATCGGGAGCGAGGTGACGGAGGTGGCGGGCATCGAGGCCGCCGACCACGGCCTCCTCGACCGCCTCCGCCTCCACGCCGTCGCGAGCACGTTCCTCGGCGGGGCCGTCGTCTTCGCCGCGTGGGCCGTCCTCGGGTTCTGA
- a CDS encoding phytoene desaturase family protein, which translates to MQRQDSPLAGRSVVVVGGGFGGLSTACYLADAGADVEVLEKNEQVGGRASRLEADGFRFDMGPSWYLMPDVFERFFSHFDRSVEDYYTLQRLDPHYRIFYKDGDRADVVADRETMLDTFESYEDGASDALQEYLATSETHYDVAMEHFVYEDRPRLRDWVDLDVMKAAPIGLKLVGTMDDYVSQYFEHPKLQQIMQYTLVFLGGAPGNTPALYNIMSHVDFNMGVFYPDGGIGAVVDGLVELGGELGVTYTTGSEVVEITKRKAGFHVETADGEVRRPDRVVANADYAHVEQHLLPDHERQYDDDYWAGKTYSPSAYLLYLGVEGDIDPLEHHSLVLPTEWDGHFERIFSDPGWPEEPAYYVCAPSVTDDSVAPEGHSNLFVLVPVAPGLEDTEALREEYREFVLADLAENTGVDVRDRIVFEEQFCVADFADRYNAYRGNALGGLAHTLRQTALLRPGHRSSAVDGLYFTGGYTTPGIGVPMCLISGEHTANTLVEDE; encoded by the coding sequence ATGCAGCGACAGGACTCACCGCTGGCCGGACGGTCGGTGGTGGTCGTCGGTGGCGGGTTCGGCGGTCTCTCGACGGCCTGTTACCTCGCGGACGCCGGGGCGGACGTCGAGGTACTCGAGAAGAACGAACAGGTGGGCGGCCGGGCCTCCCGCCTCGAGGCCGACGGCTTCCGCTTCGACATGGGCCCGTCGTGGTACCTCATGCCCGACGTGTTCGAGCGGTTCTTCTCACACTTCGACCGCTCGGTCGAGGACTACTACACCCTCCAGCGACTGGACCCGCACTACCGGATCTTCTACAAGGACGGCGACCGAGCGGACGTCGTCGCGGACCGCGAGACGATGCTCGACACCTTCGAGTCCTACGAGGACGGCGCGAGCGACGCCCTGCAGGAGTACCTCGCGACGAGCGAGACGCACTACGACGTGGCGATGGAGCACTTCGTCTACGAGGACCGCCCCCGACTGCGCGACTGGGTCGACCTCGACGTGATGAAGGCCGCGCCCATCGGCCTGAAACTGGTCGGGACGATGGACGACTACGTCTCCCAGTACTTCGAGCACCCCAAACTCCAGCAGATCATGCAGTACACGCTGGTCTTCCTCGGGGGTGCTCCCGGGAACACCCCGGCGCTCTACAACATCATGTCGCACGTCGACTTCAACATGGGCGTGTTCTACCCCGACGGGGGTATCGGCGCGGTGGTCGACGGTCTCGTCGAACTCGGCGGGGAGCTCGGGGTGACCTACACCACCGGAAGCGAGGTGGTCGAGATCACGAAACGGAAGGCGGGCTTCCACGTCGAGACCGCGGACGGGGAGGTGCGACGCCCGGACCGCGTCGTCGCCAACGCCGACTATGCCCACGTCGAACAGCACCTCCTGCCCGACCACGAACGCCAGTACGACGACGACTACTGGGCGGGCAAGACCTACTCGCCCTCGGCGTACCTCCTCTACCTCGGCGTCGAGGGCGACATCGACCCCCTCGAACACCACTCACTCGTCCTGCCGACGGAGTGGGACGGCCACTTCGAGCGCATCTTCTCGGACCCGGGGTGGCCCGAGGAACCCGCCTACTACGTCTGTGCCCCGAGCGTCACCGACGACTCGGTCGCACCGGAGGGCCACTCGAACCTGTTCGTCCTCGTCCCCGTCGCGCCCGGACTGGAAGACACCGAGGCGCTCCGCGAGGAGTACCGCGAGTTCGTCCTCGCGGACCTCGCGGAGAACACGGGCGTCGACGTGCGCGACCGCATCGTCTTCGAGGAACAGTTCTGCGTCGCCGACTTCGCCGACCGCTACAACGCCTATCGCGGGAACGCGCTCGGCGGCCTCGCGCACACGCTCCGACAGACGGCCCTCCTGCGGCCCGGCCACCGCTCGTCGGCCGTCGACGGCCTCTACTTCACGGGCGGGTACACCACCCCCGGCATCGGCGTCCCCATGTGCCTCATCAGCGGAGAGCATACGGCGAACACGCTCGTAGAGGACGAGTGA
- a CDS encoding phosphoribosylglycinamide synthetase C domain-containing protein: MDTKKFLFASLDAALIGDIAWQVHREGHDVKYYVEAESDREIADGFVPKTDDWRAEVEWADVVVFDDIWVGTDVGTGELAQDLREEGHAVIGGTPDTDRLEDDRGYAMEVLDEHGVKTLPHREFTDFDAGIAHVQEHPAPYVVKPLGEVQNVKRLVYVGREDDGSDVVDVLRAYKKAWGHRMKGFQLQRRVEGVEVAVCGFFDGEGFVDPINFNFEHKKLFPGNIGPSTGEMGTAMFWAGRNRLFERTLGRLEGWLADQGYVGSIDLNCIVNARGVYPLEFTPRFGYPTITLQEESFESPTGEFLYRLAHGEETDLRVHGGYQVGVRVCLPPFPFSDPQTFDENSRNAAIVFEGDCEGVHIEDTKNVDGQWRVAGESGVALVVTGMGETMTAARERAYDRIEDVIVPNMYYRDDIGERWVEGEGDRLQAWGYLGP; this comes from the coding sequence ATGGATACCAAGAAGTTCCTCTTCGCGTCGCTGGACGCCGCCCTCATCGGCGACATCGCGTGGCAGGTCCACCGGGAGGGCCACGACGTGAAGTACTACGTCGAGGCCGAGTCCGATCGGGAGATAGCGGACGGGTTCGTCCCGAAGACCGACGACTGGCGCGCCGAGGTGGAGTGGGCCGACGTGGTCGTCTTCGACGACATCTGGGTCGGCACGGACGTCGGGACGGGAGAACTGGCACAGGACCTCCGCGAGGAAGGTCACGCCGTCATCGGGGGCACCCCGGACACCGACCGACTGGAGGACGACCGCGGGTACGCGATGGAGGTGCTCGACGAACACGGTGTCAAGACGCTTCCCCACCGGGAGTTCACGGACTTCGACGCGGGTATCGCCCACGTTCAGGAGCACCCCGCGCCGTACGTCGTCAAACCGCTCGGCGAGGTCCAGAACGTCAAGCGCCTCGTCTACGTCGGCCGCGAGGACGACGGCAGCGACGTAGTCGACGTGCTCCGCGCGTACAAGAAGGCGTGGGGCCACCGGATGAAAGGCTTCCAGCTCCAGCGGCGCGTCGAGGGCGTCGAGGTGGCCGTCTGCGGGTTCTTCGACGGCGAGGGGTTCGTCGACCCCATCAACTTCAACTTCGAGCACAAGAAGCTCTTCCCGGGCAACATCGGCCCCTCGACGGGCGAGATGGGGACGGCGATGTTCTGGGCGGGGCGCAACCGCCTGTTCGAACGGACCCTCGGGCGACTGGAGGGGTGGCTCGCCGACCAGGGCTACGTCGGGAGCATCGACCTGAACTGCATCGTGAACGCCCGCGGGGTCTACCCGCTGGAGTTCACCCCGCGCTTCGGCTACCCGACCATCACCCTACAGGAGGAGTCCTTCGAGTCGCCGACCGGCGAGTTCCTCTACCGACTGGCCCACGGCGAGGAGACCGACCTGCGGGTCCACGGCGGCTATCAGGTCGGCGTCCGAGTCTGCCTCCCGCCGTTCCCCTTCAGCGACCCGCAGACGTTCGACGAGAACTCGCGGAACGCGGCTATCGTCTTCGAGGGCGACTGCGAGGGCGTCCACATCGAGGACACGAAGAACGTCGACGGGCAGTGGCGCGTCGCCGGCGAGTCCGGCGTCGCCCTCGTCGTCACGGGGATGGGCGAGACGATGACGGCGGCCCGCGAACGGGCGTACGACCGTATCGAGGACGTCATCGTCCCGAACATGTACTACCGCGACGACATCGGCGAGCGCTGGGTCGAGGGGGAGGGCGACCGCCTGCAGGCGTGGGGCTACCTCGGGCCCTGA
- a CDS encoding RAD55 family ATPase — protein MHRVPFGVRRLDSTLGGGAPPGSVVLLSGEPGAGAREFVYTSALMNGLAHADEELFDLYYGTLAEASELPGGVHYVSFTDHPEQVRGEMRLGMDDDLVEAGLDAVTFHDLSAEYFRLSPVPRDWYTERTTAITDLGTQDRTSVAEALGDRLNEHAPGNLVVIDSLTDLAGALGDEYGWADISMLVRGLARAAYDWGGLVLVHLNREALTAQQHGQLVDATDGILLFQWERGGSTLARTMVVQQFRGVLSAIEEESIVQFETQITDSGFDISEVRKIR, from the coding sequence ATGCACCGCGTCCCCTTCGGCGTCCGGCGACTCGACAGCACGCTCGGCGGTGGCGCGCCGCCGGGCAGCGTCGTGTTGCTCTCGGGGGAGCCCGGTGCGGGCGCGCGGGAGTTCGTCTACACCAGCGCGCTGATGAACGGCCTCGCCCACGCCGACGAGGAGCTGTTCGACCTCTACTACGGGACGCTCGCCGAGGCGTCGGAGCTTCCGGGCGGCGTCCACTACGTCTCGTTCACCGACCACCCCGAACAGGTCCGCGGCGAGATGCGCCTCGGGATGGACGACGACCTCGTGGAGGCGGGACTGGACGCCGTCACCTTCCACGACCTCTCGGCGGAGTACTTCCGGCTGAGCCCGGTCCCCCGCGACTGGTACACCGAGCGGACCACCGCCATCACCGACCTCGGGACGCAGGACCGGACGAGCGTCGCGGAGGCGCTCGGCGACCGACTCAACGAACACGCCCCCGGCAACCTCGTCGTCATCGACTCGCTGACCGACCTCGCCGGCGCGCTCGGCGACGAGTACGGCTGGGCGGACATCTCCATGCTCGTCCGCGGCCTCGCTCGCGCCGCCTACGACTGGGGCGGCCTCGTCCTCGTCCACCTCAACCGGGAGGCGCTGACCGCCCAGCAACACGGGCAACTGGTGGACGCCACCGACGGCATCCTCCTGTTCCAGTGGGAGCGCGGGGGAAGCACGCTCGCCCGGACGATGGTCGTCCAGCAGTTCCGCGGCGTGCTCTCGGCCATCGAGGAGGAGAGCATCGTCCAGTTCGAGACGCAGATTACCGACTCCGGTTTCGACATCAGCGAGGTGAGGAAGATACGATGA
- a CDS encoding universal stress protein: MVTFVVGTKNADTSERILDYLQGRITDGDSVYVVNSQEGGDETSSDEIRGGSKAIEVLAEGLPVPVEAHQFVRGNDPAEDILAAAEEYDADEIVIGIRRRNPTGKIIFGSNAQDILLSSERPVVAVPLTDGQAQ, from the coding sequence ATGGTCACCTTCGTCGTAGGCACTAAGAACGCGGACACCAGCGAGCGAATCCTCGACTACCTGCAGGGGCGTATCACCGACGGCGACTCGGTGTACGTCGTCAACTCACAGGAGGGCGGCGACGAGACGAGCAGCGACGAGATTCGCGGCGGGAGTAAGGCCATCGAGGTGCTGGCGGAAGGCCTGCCGGTCCCCGTTGAGGCCCACCAGTTCGTCCGCGGCAACGACCCCGCCGAGGACATCCTCGCGGCCGCCGAGGAGTACGACGCCGACGAGATCGTCATCGGGATCCGGCGGCGCAACCCCACGGGGAAGATCATCTTCGGGAGCAACGCACAGGACATCCTCCTGAGCAGCGAGCGTCCCGTGGTTGCCGTCCCCCTAACCGACGGGCAGGCCCAGTAG
- a CDS encoding CBS domain-containing protein has product MLTARTVMTAPVETVSPDDEVGEVLGRLARCDFDGFPVVEGDRLVGIVTQGDLVRLFRTRERVLWLPVGLPPFSETLTYALDVSWDDLDLGIDLARNARKPVREVMTTALVTVPPDADLDRLLDVLAGDVNRVPVVEAGRLVGIVTREDLIRGLRAERRGREPSTAGV; this is encoded by the coding sequence ATGCTCACAGCCCGTACGGTCATGACGGCGCCCGTCGAGACCGTCTCGCCGGACGACGAGGTGGGGGAGGTACTGGGTCGCCTCGCCCGGTGCGACTTCGACGGCTTCCCCGTCGTCGAGGGCGACCGACTCGTCGGTATCGTCACGCAGGGCGACCTCGTCCGCCTGTTCCGGACGAGAGAGCGCGTCCTCTGGCTTCCCGTCGGCCTGCCGCCGTTCTCCGAGACGCTCACCTACGCCCTGGACGTCTCGTGGGACGACCTCGACCTCGGCATCGACCTCGCGCGCAACGCCCGCAAGCCCGTCCGCGAGGTGATGACGACGGCGCTGGTCACGGTACCGCCGGACGCCGACCTCGACCGACTGCTCGACGTCCTCGCGGGCGACGTCAACCGCGTCCCCGTCGTCGAAGCGGGGCGACTCGTCGGTATCGTCACGCGCGAGGACCTCATCCGCGGGCTGCGTGCCGAGCGGCGGGGTCGGGAGCCGTCGACCGCCGGGGTGTGA